The following proteins come from a genomic window of Geminicoccaceae bacterium SCSIO 64248:
- a CDS encoding Rne/Rng family ribonuclease, which produces MTRRMLIDATHPEETRVVVMDGDQLDDFDFETSTKHQLKGNIYLAKITRVEPSLQAAFVDYGGNRHGFLAFSEIHPDYFQIPQADRELLEARERSAAESHGDEVDADGDADLVTADADEEAAEAFAEQAKRRARLLRSYKIQEVIKRRQIMLVQVVKEERGTKGAALTTYLSNAGRYCVLMPNTARGGGISRKIASAGDRKRLKEIATELEVPAGMGLIIRTAGQERTRAEIRRDYEYLLRLWNDIRERTLQSIAPCLIHEEASLIKRAIRDIYTRDIEEVLVAGDDGYRTARRFMSMIMPSRARHVRPYKDDVPLLHRYGAEDQLDKLYGAQVHLRSGGSIVMNATEALTAIDVNSGRATRERHIEETAFKTNLEAADEVARQLRLRDIAGLVVIDFIDMADQRNQRAVERRLRDALKQDRARVQLGKISAFGLLELSRQRLRPSFQELSTQPCPVCAGSGVIRSTESAALQALRQIEREGLRGTVGSLVAVMPTDVALYVINQKRSMLNRLETQYDMAIRVEIDPHLIAGSFRIERVETHVPAARVDDAEAPERAAVQPAATGVEEDDALDVADDVDAPDEAHAETAEADAGKGEGEGRKRKRRRRRRRRGSGGEAQAELSAADGDEDDAEPLADAGDVAVASVTMPDPDDELPVEAAAAVPDPVEAPVAAEPGDDAKPKRRRRRRTRGEEAEPAPATEGNGHAEPIAPMLTEAVEVADPGPSDRDDAGDRPARRPDEVRHSEEAPEEASASAGGPDATVGEEGSTRRGWWSRWVRP; this is translated from the coding sequence ATGACACGACGGATGTTGATCGATGCCACCCACCCGGAAGAGACCCGGGTCGTGGTCATGGACGGCGACCAGCTTGACGATTTCGATTTCGAGACATCGACCAAGCATCAGCTGAAAGGCAATATCTACCTCGCGAAGATCACGCGGGTGGAGCCTTCCTTGCAGGCGGCCTTCGTCGACTATGGCGGCAATCGCCATGGTTTCCTCGCATTCAGCGAGATTCATCCCGATTACTTCCAGATCCCGCAGGCCGATCGCGAGCTGCTCGAGGCGCGCGAACGATCGGCCGCCGAATCGCACGGCGACGAGGTCGATGCCGACGGCGATGCGGACCTCGTCACGGCCGATGCCGACGAGGAAGCCGCCGAGGCCTTCGCCGAGCAGGCCAAGCGGCGGGCCCGTCTGCTGCGAAGCTACAAGATCCAGGAGGTGATCAAGCGCCGGCAGATCATGCTGGTGCAGGTCGTCAAGGAAGAGCGCGGCACGAAGGGCGCGGCGCTCACCACCTATCTCTCCAACGCCGGACGCTATTGCGTGCTCATGCCGAACACGGCGCGCGGCGGCGGCATATCGCGCAAGATCGCCAGCGCCGGCGACCGGAAGCGCCTCAAGGAGATCGCGACCGAGCTGGAGGTGCCGGCCGGCATGGGCCTCATCATCCGGACGGCCGGCCAGGAGCGGACGCGCGCGGAGATCCGGCGGGACTACGAGTACCTGCTGCGTCTGTGGAACGACATCCGCGAACGGACCCTGCAGTCGATCGCGCCCTGCCTGATCCACGAAGAGGCCAGCCTGATCAAGCGGGCGATCCGCGATATCTACACGCGCGACATCGAGGAGGTCCTGGTCGCGGGCGACGACGGGTACCGCACGGCCCGGCGCTTCATGTCGATGATCATGCCGTCGCGGGCGCGGCATGTGCGGCCGTACAAGGACGACGTGCCGCTCCTGCACCGCTACGGCGCCGAGGACCAACTCGACAAGCTCTACGGCGCGCAGGTCCATCTGCGGTCCGGCGGTTCGATCGTGATGAACGCGACCGAGGCTTTGACGGCGATCGACGTCAATTCCGGACGGGCGACCCGTGAGAGGCATATCGAGGAAACCGCGTTCAAGACCAACCTCGAGGCGGCCGACGAGGTCGCGCGCCAGCTGCGCCTGCGCGACATCGCCGGCCTGGTCGTGATCGACTTCATCGACATGGCCGACCAGCGCAACCAGCGCGCCGTCGAGCGCCGGCTGCGCGACGCGCTGAAGCAGGATCGCGCCCGGGTCCAGCTCGGCAAGATCTCGGCCTTCGGCCTGCTCGAGCTGTCGCGTCAGCGCCTGCGCCCGAGCTTCCAGGAGCTCAGCACCCAGCCGTGCCCGGTCTGCGCCGGTTCCGGCGTCATCCGGTCGACCGAATCGGCCGCCCTGCAGGCCTTGCGGCAGATCGAGCGCGAGGGGCTGCGCGGGACCGTCGGTTCGCTGGTCGCCGTCATGCCGACCGACGTCGCCCTCTACGTGATCAACCAGAAGCGGAGCATGCTGAACCGCCTGGAGACGCAGTACGACATGGCGATCCGGGTCGAGATCGATCCGCACCTGATCGCCGGATCGTTTCGGATCGAGCGGGTCGAGACGCACGTCCCTGCCGCCAGGGTGGACGACGCCGAGGCGCCGGAGCGCGCCGCGGTCCAGCCGGCGGCGACCGGCGTCGAGGAGGACGACGCCCTCGATGTGGCGGACGACGTCGATGCCCCGGACGAAGCGCATGCGGAGACGGCGGAAGCGGATGCCGGAAAGGGCGAGGGCGAGGGGCGCAAGCGCAAGCGCCGCCGCCGCCGCCGCCGCCGTGGCTCGGGCGGGGAGGCGCAGGCCGAGCTGTCGGCGGCCGACGGCGATGAGGACGATGCCGAGCCGTTGGCCGATGCCGGCGACGTTGCCGTCGCGTCGGTCACCATGCCCGACCCGGACGACGAGCTGCCGGTGGAGGCGGCCGCGGCCGTTCCCGACCCGGTCGAGGCGCCGGTCGCCGCCGAGCCTGGCGACGACGCGAAGCCCAAGCGTCGGCGCCGCCGCCGGACACGCGGCGAAGAGGCCGAGCCCGCTCCTGCGACCGAGGGTAACGGGCACGCCGAACCGATCGCTCCCATGTTGACGGAGGCGGTCGAGGTCGCCGATCCTGGGCCATCCGATCGGGACGACGCCGGCGACCGGCCGGCGCGGCGGCCGGACGAGGTCCGTCATTCGGAGGAAGCTCCCGAGGAAGCGTCCGCTTCGGCGGGAGGCCCGGACGCGACGGTAGGCGAGGAGGGATCGACCAGGCGCGGATGGTGGAGCCGCTGGGTGAGACCGTAA
- a CDS encoding penicillin-binding protein 1A → MRVLTRLLRWAVGGSLALGALAGVAVIYVLQVYGRDLPDYRQLANYAPAIVSRLHAGDGRLLVEYAQEKRVLVPISAMPRNLTEAFISAEDKNFYHHFGIDPISILGASVSNVGRLMRGNTRFLGASTITQQVAKNFLLTNERTLPRKIKEAILSLRIERTYGKDKILELYLNEIYLGRGSYGVAAAALNYFDKSLTELTLAEAAFLAGLPQAPSRYDPVGNAAAARARRDYVIDRMEIDGKIDAASAAEARAQPIEVRRRGATEFVSADYFADEARRRLVAAFGEDVLYRGGLSVRTTLDARIQAITDKALRDGLSAYDRSQGWRGALGRIDLAEAGDAWPETLAKLDLGFSLGGWRRAIVLETAAAGVRLGFDDGTEATMSAEAMAWAGQPREILSVGDIVVVEPATGAEGSVSYSLRQEPEVEGAVVALDPHTGRVFALTGGFSFQRSSFNRATQAKRQPGSSFKPFVYLAALEHGYTPSSIVLDAPLVIDQGPGLPLWRPDNYTTRFYGPTTLRVGVERSRNVMTVRLAQELGMERVVDVARRFGIAGGLGTNLAAALGSNEVDLLSLTAAYGELVNGGKRIEPTLFDRLQDRFGRTIAIGEQRATCPSCQVAAYDGGQPPALPDPRAQIEDPRIAYQMVNILTGVVERGTGRAAAGLGVPMGGKTGTSNDVKDAWFVGFTPDLVLGVFVGYDQPRPMGDHQGGATLAAPIFVEAMEGILKDTKPVPFRVPPGVQLVRVDAETGGLPNADTQSVILEAFLPGTQPARNAVTAARPSDSEGYGSASSRRAGSRPAVSSGGLY, encoded by the coding sequence TTGCGGGTTCTGACGCGACTTTTGCGATGGGCCGTCGGCGGCAGCTTGGCGCTTGGCGCCTTGGCCGGCGTCGCGGTCATCTATGTGCTGCAGGTCTACGGCCGCGACCTGCCGGACTATCGCCAGCTGGCCAACTACGCGCCGGCGATCGTCTCACGCCTGCATGCGGGCGACGGTCGGCTCCTGGTCGAGTATGCCCAGGAAAAGCGGGTGCTGGTGCCCATCTCGGCCATGCCGCGCAACCTCACCGAGGCGTTCATCTCGGCCGAGGACAAGAACTTCTACCATCATTTCGGCATCGACCCGATCAGCATCCTCGGCGCGTCCGTCAGCAATGTCGGCCGTCTCATGCGCGGCAACACGCGGTTTCTCGGCGCCTCGACCATCACGCAGCAGGTGGCGAAGAACTTCCTCCTGACCAACGAGCGGACCCTGCCGCGCAAGATCAAGGAAGCGATCCTGTCGCTGCGCATCGAGCGCACCTACGGCAAGGACAAGATCCTCGAGCTCTATCTGAACGAGATCTATCTCGGCCGCGGCTCCTACGGCGTCGCTGCGGCGGCGCTCAACTATTTCGACAAGTCCCTGACCGAGCTGACCCTCGCCGAGGCGGCTTTCCTGGCCGGGTTGCCGCAGGCGCCGTCGCGCTACGATCCCGTCGGCAACGCCGCCGCCGCCCGCGCACGGCGGGACTACGTGATCGACCGCATGGAGATCGACGGCAAGATCGACGCCGCCTCGGCCGCCGAGGCGCGCGCGCAGCCGATCGAGGTCCGCCGCCGCGGCGCCACCGAGTTCGTCTCGGCCGACTATTTCGCCGATGAGGCGCGCCGCCGCCTGGTCGCCGCCTTCGGTGAGGATGTGCTGTATCGCGGCGGGCTCTCCGTGCGCACGACGCTGGACGCCCGTATCCAGGCCATCACCGACAAGGCGTTGCGCGACGGCCTGTCCGCCTACGACCGCAGCCAGGGCTGGCGCGGCGCGCTCGGCCGGATCGATCTCGCCGAGGCCGGCGACGCCTGGCCGGAAACGCTGGCCAAGCTCGATCTCGGCTTCTCGCTGGGCGGCTGGCGGCGGGCGATCGTGCTGGAGACCGCGGCCGCCGGCGTGCGGCTGGGCTTCGACGACGGCACCGAGGCCACCATGAGCGCGGAGGCCATGGCGTGGGCCGGCCAGCCGCGCGAGATCCTGAGCGTCGGCGACATCGTGGTCGTCGAGCCGGCGACCGGCGCGGAGGGCAGCGTCAGCTACAGCCTGCGCCAGGAGCCCGAGGTCGAGGGCGCGGTCGTGGCGCTCGACCCGCATACCGGCCGTGTCTTCGCCCTGACCGGCGGCTTCAGCTTCCAGCGCAGCAGCTTCAACCGCGCGACCCAGGCGAAGCGCCAGCCCGGTTCGTCCTTCAAGCCGTTCGTCTACCTGGCGGCGCTGGAGCACGGCTACACGCCCTCCTCCATCGTCCTGGACGCTCCCCTGGTCATCGACCAGGGTCCCGGCCTGCCCCTCTGGCGGCCCGACAACTACACGACCCGCTTCTACGGCCCGACCACGCTGCGCGTCGGCGTCGAGCGCTCGCGCAATGTCATGACCGTCCGGCTCGCGCAGGAGCTCGGCATGGAGCGCGTGGTCGACGTCGCCCGGCGCTTCGGCATCGCCGGCGGGCTCGGCACCAACCTGGCCGCGGCGCTCGGCTCGAACGAGGTCGACCTCCTGTCGCTCACCGCCGCCTATGGCGAGCTGGTCAACGGCGGCAAGCGGATCGAGCCGACCCTGTTCGACCGCCTGCAGGACCGCTTCGGGCGCACCATCGCGATCGGCGAGCAGCGTGCGACCTGCCCGAGTTGCCAGGTGGCGGCCTATGATGGCGGGCAGCCGCCGGCGTTGCCCGATCCGCGCGCCCAGATCGAGGATCCGCGCATCGCCTACCAGATGGTCAACATCCTGACCGGGGTGGTCGAGCGCGGTACCGGGCGCGCCGCCGCCGGGCTGGGCGTTCCGATGGGCGGCAAGACCGGCACGAGCAACGACGTCAAGGACGCGTGGTTCGTCGGCTTCACGCCCGACCTCGTGCTCGGCGTCTTCGTCGGCTACGACCAGCCGCGACCGATGGGCGACCACCAGGGCGGCGCCACCCTGGCGGCGCCGATCTTCGTCGAGGCCATGGAAGGCATCTTGAAGGACACCAAGCCCGTGCCCTTCCGCGTGCCGCCCGGCGTGCAGCTGGTCCGGGTCGACGCCGAGACGGGAGGCCTGCCGAACGCCGACACGCAAAGCGTGATCCTCGAGGCGTTCCTGCCCGGCACGCAGCCGGCGCGCAACGCGGTCACGGCCGCCCGGCCGAGCGACAGCGAGGGATACGGCAGCGCGTCGTCGCGCCGCGCCGGCAGTCGCCCGGCCGTGTCGTCCGGCGGTCTTTACTGA
- the prfB gene encoding peptide chain release factor 2 (programmed frameshift), whose amino-acid sequence MRADAVNLTDQIRDGLVLMRRHLDWDNARLRLDELTSLAEDPKLWDDPDNAQKLMRERTRLSDAIEAQLAAEQALADGIELIELAEAEDDGATAEAALADLRALKADVDRRQLRALLSGEADRNDAFLEIHAGAGGTESQDWAEMLQRMYSRWAEARGYQLEWLEESEGEEAGIKSATIKVKGEDAYGWLKTESGVHRLVRISPFDSQARRHTSFASIWVYPVVDDDIEVEVLDKDLRIDTYRASGAGGQHVNRTDSAVRITHEPTGIVVQCQNDRSQHRNRATAMSMLKARLYELELQKRREASDAIEANKTDIGWGNQIRSYVLQPYQMVKDLRTGVEKGNAQAVLDGDLDAFLEASLAQGVTSGTAADTDA is encoded by the exons ATGCGTGCCGATGCCGTCAACCTCACCGACCAGATCCGCGACGGGCTGGTCCTGATGCGGAGGCATCTT GACTGGGACAATGCCCGCCTGCGCCTCGACGAGCTGACGAGCCTCGCCGAGGATCCCAAGCTCTGGGACGACCCGGACAACGCGCAGAAGCTCATGCGCGAGCGGACGCGCCTGTCCGACGCCATCGAGGCCCAGCTCGCCGCCGAGCAGGCCCTGGCCGACGGCATCGAGCTGATCGAGCTGGCCGAGGCCGAGGATGACGGGGCGACCGCCGAGGCCGCGCTGGCCGATCTGCGCGCGCTGAAGGCCGATGTCGACCGCCGCCAGCTGCGGGCCCTTCTCTCCGGCGAAGCCGACCGCAACGACGCCTTCCTCGAGATCCACGCCGGCGCCGGCGGCACGGAATCGCAGGACTGGGCGGAAATGCTCCAGCGCATGTACAGCCGCTGGGCCGAGGCGCGCGGCTACCAGCTGGAATGGCTGGAGGAGAGCGAAGGCGAGGAAGCCGGCATCAAGTCGGCGACCATCAAGGTGAAGGGCGAGGACGCCTATGGCTGGCTGAAGACCGAGAGCGGCGTGCATCGCCTCGTGCGCATCTCGCCGTTCGACAGCCAAGCGCGCCGGCACACCAGCTTCGCCAGCATCTGGGTCTATCCCGTCGTCGACGACGACATCGAGGTCGAGGTCCTGGACAAGGATTTGCGGATCGACACCTACCGCGCCTCGGGCGCCGGCGGGCAGCACGTCAACCGCACCGACAGCGCGGTGCGCATCACCCACGAGCCGACCGGCATCGTCGTCCAGTGCCAGAACGACCGCTCACAGCACCGAAACCGCGCCACCGCCATGTCCATGCTGAAGGCGAGGCTCTACGAGCTTGAGCTGCAGAAGCGTCGCGAAGCTTCGGACGCAATCGAGGCCAACAAGACCGACATCGGCTGGGGCAACCAGATCCGTTCCTACGTCCTGCAGCCCTACCAGATGGTCAAGGACCTGCGGACCGGCGTCGAGAAGGGCAATGCCCAGGCCGTGCTCGACGGCGATCTCGATGCGTTCCTCGAGGCCTCGCTGGCGCAGGGCGTGACGAGCGGAACCGCGGCCGACACGGACGCCTGA
- a CDS encoding N-acetylmuramoyl-L-alanine amidase — translation MLRRARLPLAPRLPLLGLIAFVVAVAGSCDVRAEPHLRAIRLGLAGEATRIVLESDAPLRADFSASSAPERLTIDLARVEFTLPASARPTGLVRQIYFGHSGPDTSRIIADIARPFRVEQVLRIPPEVGTGYRLVIDIQALPSIAPSPPPAQTAAAALLIAPSAPKPGRGLEPPAQAVAEAVAADATAREADRPMIVIDAGHGGHDPGAIGRTRETYEKDVTLKAARILADKLRATGRYRVTMTRDDDTFIPLRERLHKARAVRGDLFVSLHADSLEDRPEHGGATVYTLSQRASDAESQRIAAGENAADDLADSSYQQYDSDVVAALIDLAMRDSGVRSEKVATRMVDTLGDVTPMVERSLRSAGFVVLMSPDMPSVLIEMGYLSNARDERRLRSEAHLERLASALVRAIDHARDANLLLTH, via the coding sequence GTGTTGCGTCGTGCTCGGCTTCCGCTCGCACCCCGTTTGCCCCTGCTCGGCCTGATCGCGTTCGTCGTCGCGGTGGCGGGCTCGTGCGACGTGCGAGCCGAGCCCCATCTGCGTGCGATCCGACTGGGTCTCGCCGGCGAGGCGACGCGCATCGTTCTCGAGAGCGACGCGCCGCTGCGCGCCGACTTCTCGGCGTCGAGCGCGCCGGAACGGCTGACCATCGACCTTGCCCGTGTCGAATTCACCTTGCCGGCAAGCGCCCGGCCGACCGGCCTGGTCCGCCAGATCTATTTCGGCCACAGCGGCCCCGACACCTCGCGCATCATCGCGGACATCGCGAGGCCCTTTCGGGTCGAGCAGGTCCTGCGCATTCCGCCCGAGGTCGGCACGGGCTACCGGCTGGTGATCGACATCCAGGCGCTGCCGTCGATCGCGCCCTCCCCGCCGCCCGCGCAGACCGCTGCGGCCGCCCTGCTGATCGCCCCGTCCGCGCCGAAGCCGGGGCGCGGGCTCGAGCCTCCGGCCCAGGCCGTGGCCGAGGCGGTCGCGGCCGACGCGACGGCGCGGGAGGCGGACCGGCCGATGATCGTCATCGACGCCGGCCATGGCGGTCACGATCCCGGCGCGATCGGACGCACGCGCGAGACCTACGAGAAGGACGTCACCCTCAAGGCGGCCCGCATCCTGGCGGACAAGCTGCGCGCGACCGGGCGCTACCGCGTCACCATGACCCGCGACGACGACACGTTCATCCCGCTGCGCGAGCGGCTGCACAAGGCGCGGGCCGTGCGCGGCGACCTGTTCGTGTCGCTGCATGCCGACAGCCTGGAGGACCGGCCGGAGCATGGCGGCGCCACCGTCTACACCTTGTCGCAACGGGCGTCGGACGCGGAATCGCAGCGGATCGCGGCCGGCGAGAACGCGGCCGACGACCTCGCGGACTCGAGCTACCAGCAATATGACAGCGACGTCGTCGCGGCCTTAATCGACCTGGCGATGCGGGATTCCGGGGTGCGCTCGGAGAAGGTGGCGACGCGCATGGTCGATACGCTGGGCGACGTGACGCCCATGGTCGAGCGCAGCCTCCGCTCGGCCGGGTTCGTCGTGCTGATGTCGCCGGACATGCCCTCGGTCCTGATCGAGATGGGCTATCTCTCCAACGCCCGGGACGAGCGGCGCCTGCGCTCGGAGGCGCATCTCGAGCGGCTGGCGTCCGCCTTGGTGCGTGCCATCGATCACGCTCGGGATGCAAACTTGTTGTTAACGCATTGA